In the genome of Microbacterium saperdae, one region contains:
- a CDS encoding siderophore-interacting protein, whose translation MARSIRPSLIEPITLRELSVIDAFDISASMRRIVLGGPQLAGFRTAEHDLPALVTSGFDDEIKVFFADPVTGELHLPIQRDRVIEWPRDPRPVARTYTVRSFDAESGRLELDFVLHGTGVASTWARSCDVGDRIHIAGPKMSLLHPQGADWLLIAGDDTAIPAIARWVEELPAGTPAEVFIEVGGPGDEQEIEAREGVTITWVHRGPVPAGTTTHLADAVRAMPWRDGAPFAWVAGETLSIKPIRRWLREDRGLSPDRVEVTGYWRRTEVDELEGTGGLPDPDSEVDLIDRMHELVDPLPSRAIRVAVTLGLIPLIRQGRTTAAELASAVGVDAVALHKLLRYLATIEVLEEREGGGLAVTAFGAVLDDDEVSEELDLRHPVGGLVRVFDGLLAAIETGAPVAAATLGGNLDDLAEGSATVAAGIEEAASAELEWLRPAFAREYTFAAGEQVTAGGAGAATLLADALSSDQAPALTLMVRAARATAAVDALPEAARARVQVHAGDATGTWPEARAVVLGGALSTLPDQDAVRALQRARAAVLPGGRMLVVEHLLVPEEIDDHDAAEDLQLFCLHGSGFRTRDEVLALIAAAGIEVARERTIGWGEPVFEIDG comes from the coding sequence GTGGCGCGCAGCATCCGTCCTTCGTTGATCGAGCCGATCACCCTGCGGGAACTCTCGGTCATCGATGCCTTCGACATCTCGGCGAGCATGCGTCGGATCGTGCTGGGCGGCCCCCAGCTGGCCGGCTTCCGCACGGCAGAGCACGACCTCCCCGCGCTGGTGACGAGCGGCTTCGACGACGAGATCAAGGTGTTCTTCGCGGATCCGGTGACGGGTGAGCTGCACCTGCCGATCCAGCGCGACCGGGTGATCGAGTGGCCGCGGGATCCGCGTCCCGTCGCCCGCACCTACACGGTGCGTTCCTTCGATGCCGAGAGCGGGCGGCTCGAGCTCGATTTCGTGCTGCACGGCACCGGCGTCGCCTCCACCTGGGCACGCTCATGCGACGTGGGCGACCGCATCCACATCGCGGGGCCGAAGATGTCGCTGCTGCATCCGCAGGGCGCCGACTGGTTGCTGATCGCGGGCGACGACACCGCGATCCCGGCCATCGCGCGCTGGGTGGAGGAGCTGCCGGCGGGTACGCCGGCAGAGGTGTTCATCGAGGTGGGCGGGCCCGGCGACGAGCAGGAGATCGAGGCGCGCGAAGGAGTGACCATCACGTGGGTGCACCGCGGGCCGGTACCGGCCGGCACCACCACGCACCTGGCGGATGCCGTGCGGGCGATGCCCTGGCGCGACGGTGCTCCGTTCGCCTGGGTCGCCGGTGAGACGCTGTCGATCAAGCCGATCCGGCGATGGCTGCGCGAGGACCGCGGGCTCTCGCCCGATCGGGTCGAGGTGACCGGATACTGGCGTCGCACGGAGGTCGACGAACTGGAAGGCACCGGGGGACTCCCCGATCCCGACAGCGAGGTCGATCTGATCGACCGCATGCACGAGCTCGTCGACCCGCTCCCTTCGCGGGCGATCCGGGTGGCCGTCACGCTCGGGCTGATCCCGCTGATCCGTCAGGGGCGGACGACCGCCGCGGAGCTCGCGTCCGCCGTCGGTGTGGATGCCGTGGCGCTGCACAAGCTGCTGCGCTACCTCGCGACCATCGAGGTGCTCGAGGAACGGGAGGGCGGCGGACTCGCGGTCACCGCTTTCGGAGCCGTGCTCGATGACGACGAGGTGAGCGAGGAACTCGACCTGCGTCATCCGGTCGGCGGTCTGGTGCGGGTGTTCGACGGGCTGCTGGCAGCGATCGAGACGGGAGCCCCGGTCGCCGCGGCGACGCTCGGGGGGAACCTCGACGATCTCGCGGAGGGGTCCGCGACGGTGGCGGCCGGGATCGAGGAGGCGGCGTCCGCAGAGCTGGAGTGGTTGCGGCCGGCGTTCGCCCGGGAGTACACCTTCGCCGCGGGGGAACAGGTCACGGCCGGCGGTGCCGGAGCAGCCACGCTCCTGGCCGACGCCCTGTCATCGGATCAGGCCCCTGCGCTCACGCTGATGGTGCGGGCGGCGCGGGCGACCGCCGCGGTGGACGCCCTGCCCGAGGCCGCGCGGGCGCGCGTGCAGGTGCATGCGGGTGATGCCACCGGCACCTGGCCCGAGGCGCGCGCGGTCGTGCTCGGCGGGGCGCTCAGCACGCTGCCGGATCAGGATGCCGTACGCGCACTGCAACGGGCGCGGGCCGCGGTGCTGCCGGGCGGCCGGATGCTGGTGGTCGAGCACCTGCTGGTCCCGGAGGAGATCGACGATCACGATGCCGCGGAGGACCTGCAGCTGTTCTGCCTGCACGGCTCCGGGTTCCGCACGCGCGACGAGGTGCTCGCGCTGATCGCCGCCGCGGGCATCGAGGTCGCCAGGGAGCGGACGATCGGCTGGGGCGAGCCGGTGTTCGAGATCGACGGCTAG
- the pgm gene encoding phosphoglucomutase (alpha-D-glucose-1,6-bisphosphate-dependent), producing MTSRAGLPAEDTDLIDVDELIAAYYDRIPKPDVASERVAFGTSGHRGSSLSGSFNENHILATTQAIVDYRAGQGITGPLFLGRDTHALSLPAERTAIEVLLANGVDVRVDSRDSWVPTPALSHAILTHNRALAADAPGRADGIVVTPSHNPPRDGGFKYNPPHGGPADTDATGWIADRANELIANGLEGVKRERFGDVDWDAITGYDFRDSYVRDLGTIIDVDAIRRAGVRIGADPLGGASVEYWSLIKEVYDLDLTVVNPEVDPTWRFMTLDWDEKIRMDPSSPSAMASLVAKKGDFDVLTGNDADADRHGIVTPDAGLMNPNHYLAVAIDYLFSHRAEWPRDAAIGKTLVSSMIIDRVAESLGRRLLEVPVGFKWFVPGLLDGSVAFGGEESAGASFLRKDGSVWSTDKDGILLCLLAAEIIAVTGKTPSERYAELEAAFGSSAYQRVDAPATPEQKATLGKLAPESVSATTLAGEEITAKLSHAPGNGAAIGGLKVQTEHAWFAARPSGTEDVYKLYAESLRGPEHLAEVQAEARAVVSAALGG from the coding sequence ATGACGAGCCGTGCCGGCCTCCCCGCGGAGGACACTGACCTCATCGATGTCGACGAGCTGATCGCCGCCTACTACGACCGCATCCCGAAGCCCGATGTCGCCTCCGAGCGCGTGGCCTTCGGCACCAGCGGCCACCGCGGGTCATCGCTGTCGGGCAGCTTCAACGAGAACCACATCCTCGCCACGACGCAGGCGATCGTGGACTACCGGGCGGGGCAGGGCATCACCGGTCCGCTCTTCCTCGGCAGGGACACGCACGCGCTCTCGCTGCCCGCGGAGCGCACGGCGATCGAGGTGCTGCTCGCGAACGGCGTGGACGTGCGCGTCGACTCCCGCGATTCCTGGGTGCCGACCCCGGCGCTCAGCCACGCGATCCTCACCCACAACCGCGCCCTCGCCGCTGACGCGCCCGGCCGCGCCGACGGCATCGTGGTGACGCCCTCCCACAACCCGCCGCGCGACGGCGGCTTCAAGTACAACCCCCCGCACGGTGGACCGGCCGACACGGATGCCACGGGCTGGATCGCCGACCGCGCGAACGAGCTCATCGCGAACGGTCTCGAAGGCGTCAAGCGCGAGCGCTTCGGCGACGTCGACTGGGACGCGATCACGGGCTACGACTTCCGCGACTCCTACGTGCGCGATCTGGGCACCATCATCGACGTCGACGCGATCCGTCGCGCCGGTGTGCGCATCGGCGCCGACCCGCTGGGCGGAGCATCCGTCGAGTACTGGTCGCTCATCAAGGAGGTCTACGACCTCGACCTGACAGTCGTGAACCCCGAGGTCGACCCGACCTGGCGCTTCATGACGCTCGACTGGGACGAGAAGATCCGCATGGATCCGTCCTCGCCGTCGGCGATGGCCTCGCTGGTCGCGAAGAAGGGCGACTTCGACGTGCTCACGGGCAACGACGCCGACGCCGACCGGCACGGCATCGTCACCCCGGATGCCGGACTCATGAACCCGAACCACTACCTGGCCGTCGCGATCGACTACCTGTTCTCGCACCGCGCCGAGTGGCCGCGCGACGCCGCGATCGGCAAGACGCTGGTGTCGTCGATGATCATCGACCGCGTCGCGGAGTCGCTCGGTCGACGTCTGCTCGAAGTGCCCGTCGGGTTCAAGTGGTTCGTCCCCGGGTTGCTCGACGGCTCGGTCGCGTTCGGCGGCGAGGAGTCCGCCGGCGCCTCGTTCCTGCGCAAGGACGGATCGGTCTGGTCGACCGACAAGGACGGCATCCTGCTCTGCCTGCTCGCCGCCGAGATCATCGCCGTGACCGGCAAAACCCCCTCGGAGCGGTACGCCGAGCTCGAGGCCGCCTTCGGCTCCTCCGCGTATCAGCGCGTGGATGCTCCGGCGACACCCGAGCAGAAGGCGACCCTCGGCAAGCTCGCCCCCGAGTCGGTGTCGGCGACGACGCTGGCCGGCGAGGAGATCACCGCGAAGCTCTCGCACGCGCCGGGCAACGGTGCGGCGATCGGCGGCCTGAAGGTGCAGACCGAGCACGCGTGGTTCGCCGCGCGCCCCTCCGGCACCGAAGACGTGTACAAGCTCTACGCCGAGAGCCTGCGCGGCCCGGAGCACCTCGCCGAGGTGCAGGCCGAGGCGCGTGCTGTGGTGTCAGCCGCGCTCGGCGGCTGA
- the pheA gene encoding prephenate dehydratase — translation MKRVTERRTYSYLGPAGTFTEAALDQVAEARGQQWRPVHNVGEALADVLEGRSFAAMIAIENSIEGGVSTTQDALATLPGLRIIGEYLVPVNFVLVAPRGTTLDQVQVIAAHPVAYAQCHGWLGAHVPSHSHVPAASNVASAIGVLDGTLPAQAAIAAPGIVNHYDVDVLATDIGDNAQAVTRFVLVTRTTTPPAPTGADKTSLIVELPHDHPGSLLEMLEQFSTRGINLSLIESRPIGDELGRYRFVIDADGHIEHERMADAMLGIRRFSPRVVFLGSYPRADRQIVHYPERYADDVFVEARDWLRGILSGEPAE, via the coding sequence GTGAAACGCGTGACTGAACGCCGTACCTACAGCTATCTCGGCCCCGCCGGAACCTTCACGGAAGCGGCACTCGATCAGGTCGCAGAGGCTCGCGGTCAGCAGTGGCGTCCCGTGCACAACGTCGGCGAAGCGCTGGCCGACGTACTCGAGGGGCGCAGCTTCGCGGCCATGATCGCGATCGAGAACTCCATCGAGGGTGGTGTCTCCACCACGCAGGATGCTCTCGCGACGCTGCCCGGTCTTCGCATCATCGGCGAGTACCTGGTGCCGGTGAACTTCGTACTGGTCGCCCCGCGCGGCACCACGCTCGACCAGGTGCAGGTCATCGCCGCCCACCCGGTCGCCTACGCCCAGTGCCACGGGTGGCTCGGCGCGCACGTGCCCTCGCACTCGCACGTGCCCGCGGCGAGCAATGTGGCCTCCGCCATCGGCGTGCTCGACGGCACGCTCCCGGCGCAGGCGGCGATCGCCGCCCCCGGCATCGTGAACCACTACGACGTCGACGTGCTGGCCACCGACATCGGCGACAACGCGCAGGCCGTCACGCGGTTCGTCCTCGTGACCCGCACGACCACTCCGCCCGCACCGACCGGAGCCGACAAGACCTCGCTGATCGTGGAGTTGCCGCACGACCACCCCGGATCGCTCCTCGAGATGCTCGAGCAGTTCTCGACCCGCGGCATCAACCTCTCGCTCATCGAGTCGCGACCGATCGGCGACGAGCTCGGTCGATACCGCTTCGTGATCGACGCCGACGGACACATCGAGCACGAGCGGATGGCGGATGCGATGCTCGGCATCCGCCGCTTCAGCCCGCGCGTGGTGTTCCTCGGCTCATACCCGCGCGCCGATCGCCAGATCGTGCACTACCCGGAGCGCTACGCCGACGACGTGTTCGTCGAGGCGCGCGACTGGCTGCGCGGCATCCTCAGCGGCGAACCCGCAGAGTGA
- a CDS encoding methyltransferase produces the protein MSTTKTLALWVAYGTNGVVGSIRHDDEGYQVTMAGADGPAGTYPSLASAKGALHARMIPGSAWPLFQEH, from the coding sequence ATGAGCACCACCAAGACACTCGCACTCTGGGTCGCCTACGGCACGAACGGTGTGGTCGGCAGCATCCGCCACGACGACGAGGGCTATCAGGTCACGATGGCGGGAGCGGACGGGCCTGCGGGCACGTATCCGAGTCTCGCTTCCGCGAAGGGGGCGCTGCACGCCCGGATGATCCCGGGCAGCGCCTGGCCGCTGTTCCAGGAGCACTGA
- a CDS encoding LLM class flavin-dependent oxidoreductase, which yields MSDTALSVLDLVPVRTGQTSTEAIAASLSLAEAADRLGYRRYWFAEHHNMPAVASTTPPLLIAAAATRTNRIRLGSGGVMLPNHSPLIVAEQFAALEAIAPGRIDIGLGRAPGSDPVITQLLRGSGTTSDVEQFPRHVQDIAALLSGDGATVRFTSGGEYTVRATPAATGVPEVWLLGSSDYSAQLAASQGLPYVFANHFSGQGLERALDLYRTGYQPSEEHPEPRTFLTVNAVASPTVEEAEARALPQLRMMARLRLNKPLTALETVEEAIAAGIADADAATDQVVQGARSRWFVGTGESVAAEVRDFATRYGVDEVMLSPVAGAYEAEPKSSAAGRAQTLELVAAAL from the coding sequence ATGTCCGATACAGCTCTCTCCGTCCTCGACCTCGTGCCGGTGCGCACCGGTCAGACCAGCACCGAGGCCATCGCCGCCTCCCTCTCCCTCGCGGAGGCGGCCGACCGGCTCGGCTATCGCCGCTACTGGTTCGCCGAGCACCACAACATGCCCGCCGTGGCATCCACGACTCCTCCGCTGTTGATCGCCGCCGCAGCGACCCGCACGAACCGGATCCGACTGGGCTCGGGTGGCGTCATGCTGCCCAACCACTCGCCGCTGATCGTGGCAGAGCAGTTCGCCGCCCTCGAGGCCATCGCGCCGGGACGCATCGACATCGGTCTCGGGCGGGCGCCCGGCAGCGACCCCGTGATCACGCAGCTGCTGCGCGGTTCGGGGACGACGAGCGACGTCGAACAGTTCCCCCGCCACGTGCAGGACATCGCGGCGCTGCTCTCGGGCGACGGTGCGACCGTGCGTTTCACCTCGGGTGGCGAGTACACCGTGCGCGCGACCCCGGCCGCGACCGGGGTGCCGGAGGTGTGGCTGCTCGGATCGAGCGACTACTCCGCACAGCTCGCGGCATCGCAGGGCCTGCCGTATGTGTTCGCGAATCACTTCTCCGGCCAGGGTCTGGAGCGCGCGCTCGACCTGTACCGCACCGGCTACCAGCCGAGCGAGGAGCACCCGGAGCCGCGCACCTTCCTCACCGTCAACGCGGTGGCGTCGCCGACCGTGGAGGAGGCGGAGGCCCGCGCACTCCCCCAGCTGCGGATGATGGCGCGGCTGCGTCTGAACAAGCCGCTCACCGCACTCGAGACCGTGGAGGAGGCGATCGCCGCGGGCATCGCCGACGCGGATGCCGCCACCGATCAGGTCGTGCAGGGCGCGCGATCGCGCTGGTTCGTCGGCACCGGAGAGTCGGTCGCCGCCGAGGTGCGCGACTTCGCCACACGCTACGGCGTCGACGAGGTCATGCTCTCCCCCGTCGCCGGTGCGTACGAGGCCGAGCCGAAGTCATCCGCCGCCGGCCGCGCCCAGACGCTGGAACTCGTCGCCGCCGCTCTCTGA
- a CDS encoding cation:proton antiporter, translating into MEAGIFYVLVGAVAVAAFARWRGWPAPLLVTVVALASSFLWFVPDLDIDGHVLLSLVLPPLLYSAALDVSFVGFKRSLPQIRRLGIWLVLITALAVGFVAWWIMPSLTLPGALLLGAIVAPPDAVSAAAIGRKLGLPRRIMTVLSGESLINDATSLTLYRVFAAILAGQTISVWGGVGQFLMAVVIGVVIGLVFGIVLHQLRMRISDPVVIGTFGLLAPFGAYAIAEHLLGSGVLAVVAMGLYVGFNSPRTDYTTRQQEKPLWLSADLLLESFVFAYIGLQFPRVLRDLGSESVEQILMLSGAVLLVVLVVRPLYIYPTSAWANFQDRKRLERWDRGVESGEFEKRHRKSRRWDKYTADELRTHIVREQMAGLQLTGKDSAVISWAGMRGVVTLAIALAAADLATLDAEASHAIVVVAFIVTVGTLLLQGLTLPLLIRRLGIEGDVDHEDDERALAAVREKSREAGKAYLAEKRVEWEEKYGAVDLSVFDAFTKRMSRVEKDTDAAQEVEDTVPRPSYEDLVALSRGWLQVRREILLQERDAGELDEELMRELIAAMDAEELALDTRGATRQPGRA; encoded by the coding sequence ATGGAAGCCGGGATCTTCTACGTCCTCGTCGGAGCAGTAGCCGTCGCCGCATTCGCGCGATGGCGAGGATGGCCGGCACCCCTGCTGGTGACGGTCGTCGCGCTCGCGTCATCGTTCCTGTGGTTCGTGCCCGATCTCGACATCGACGGCCACGTGCTCCTCAGCCTCGTGCTCCCGCCGCTGCTGTACTCGGCTGCGCTCGACGTCTCCTTCGTCGGCTTCAAGCGCAGCCTGCCGCAGATCCGTCGCCTGGGCATCTGGCTCGTGCTGATCACGGCGCTCGCGGTGGGCTTCGTCGCCTGGTGGATCATGCCGTCGTTGACTCTGCCGGGCGCACTGCTCCTCGGCGCGATCGTCGCCCCGCCGGATGCGGTCTCGGCCGCGGCGATCGGACGCAAGCTCGGACTGCCGCGCCGCATCATGACCGTGCTCTCGGGCGAGAGCCTGATCAACGACGCGACATCGCTCACGCTCTACCGGGTGTTCGCGGCGATCCTCGCCGGTCAGACGATCTCGGTCTGGGGCGGCGTCGGACAGTTCCTGATGGCCGTCGTCATCGGCGTCGTGATCGGCCTGGTCTTCGGCATCGTGCTGCACCAGCTGCGCATGCGCATCAGCGACCCGGTCGTGATCGGCACGTTCGGACTGCTCGCCCCGTTCGGTGCGTACGCGATCGCCGAGCATCTGCTCGGCTCGGGTGTGCTCGCCGTCGTCGCGATGGGGCTCTACGTCGGCTTCAACTCTCCGCGCACGGACTACACGACCCGTCAGCAGGAGAAGCCGCTGTGGCTCTCGGCCGACCTCCTGCTGGAGAGCTTCGTGTTCGCGTACATCGGCCTGCAGTTCCCGCGCGTCCTGCGCGACCTGGGCAGCGAGTCGGTCGAGCAGATCCTGATGCTGTCCGGAGCCGTGCTGCTGGTCGTGCTCGTCGTGCGGCCCCTGTACATCTATCCCACGAGTGCCTGGGCGAACTTCCAGGACCGCAAGCGGCTCGAACGCTGGGACCGCGGCGTCGAGTCGGGGGAGTTCGAGAAACGGCATCGCAAGAGTCGTCGCTGGGACAAATACACGGCGGACGAGCTGCGCACCCATATCGTGCGCGAGCAGATGGCGGGTCTCCAGCTCACCGGGAAGGACAGCGCGGTCATCTCCTGGGCCGGCATGCGAGGGGTGGTCACCCTGGCGATCGCACTCGCCGCAGCCGACCTCGCGACCCTCGACGCCGAGGCCTCGCACGCGATCGTGGTGGTCGCCTTCATCGTGACGGTCGGCACGCTCCTGCTGCAGGGACTCACGCTGCCGCTCCTCATCCGTCGCCTGGGCATCGAGGGCGACGTCGACCACGAGGACGACGAGCGTGCCCTGGCCGCCGTCAGGGAGAAGAGCCGCGAGGCCGGAAAGGCGTATCTCGCCGAGAAGCGCGTGGAATGGGAAGAGAAGTACGGGGCGGTCGACCTGAGCGTGTTCGACGCGTTCACGAAGCGCATGAGTCGGGTGGAGAAGGACACGGATGCCGCGCAGGAGGTCGAGGACACCGTGCCCCGGCCGTCGTACGAGGACCTCGTCGCCCTGTCGCGGGGGTGGCTGCAGGTGCGGCGCGAGATCCTGCTGCAGGAGCGCGACGCCGGTGAGCTCGACGAGGAGCTGATGCGCGAGCTGATCGCCGCGATGGATGCCGAGGAGCTCGCGCTCGACACCCGCGGCGCGACCCGCCAGCCGGGCCGCGCCTAG